The Armatimonadota bacterium DNA segment CAAATCCCTGTGTATCCCGCTGGTGGTGACCTCCTCAGAAGTACTGACTCCCCAAACGCGAAAGCTGGCGCAGGAGGTGCTGGGAGCAGAGCTTGTGGACTACTACGGGCAGGCGGAACGGGTGGCGTTCGCGTATTCTTTTCAGGAGGGAGATTACCGCTTTCTGGCAGGATATGCGTTTGTAGAGCTGTTGCCAGCAGGTGAAGAGAAGGATGCCGCACTCTATGAAATCGCAGGCACGAATCTGTGGAACCTGAAAATGCCGCTGGTGCGCTATCGTTCGGGTGACCTGATACGCCTGCCCAAAGGTTTATCAGAGCATCAGATAGAAGCGATCCGTTACGGCGTAGAGCCTTTTGGCGGCGTACTGGGGCGACAGGGCGACTACCTGGTCTCCCCTGATGGCGCGCACCTGATGGGTATAGACCATATCCCGCGTGATGTAGAGCACGTGGTGCGGATGCAAGTGGTCCAGGAGTCCCCACACCGGGTGCGTCTCTTGGTCGTTCCCACTCGGGACTTCAACGAGCGGGACAGGCAACAGATTCTGCACAACGCCTCTCTCAAGCTGCCTGCCGAGATGCGGGTAGACATCGAAGTGGTTCAGGAGCTGGAGCGCACGGCACAAAACAAGACGCCTTTTGTGATTCGCCAATTCGAAGCGGAAGGAGGCATTCACCATGACCATGCCGAGACTGGACAGTAAAGCCATTGAGCATCACTACCAGCACGCGAAGGAGGTGTACGCCGCCTACGGCGTGGATACCGACAAGGCGCTGGAGCAGATGAAGGCGATCTCTATCTCCCTCCACTGCTGGCAGGGAGATGACGTGGGAGGCTTTGAAAACCCGGAGGGAGAATTAGGTGGGGGGCTGGCAGTTACCGGTAATTACCCGGGCAAAGCGCGCACCCCCGATGAACTCCGCGCCGACCTGCTGAAGGCATACAGCCTTATCCCCGGCAAGCACCGCCTGAACCTGCACGCTTTCTACGTGGATTACCCCGAAAAGGTGGAGCGCAACCAGCTGCAACCCAGGCACTTCCAGAGCTGGATCGACTGGTCGAAGGCGCACGGCATCCCGCTGGACTTCAACGGTACGTTCTTCGCCCATCCCCTGGCGAGCGACGGCTGGACGCTGGCAAGCGCAGATAGCGGAGTACGTCAGTTCTGGATAGAGCACGCCATCGCCTGCCGCAAAATCGCCGAAGCGATGGGCAAAGCGCAGGGTAGCCCGTGCATCCACAACCTGTGGATACCCGACGGCGAGAAGGACCTGCCCGCCGACCGCTGGTCACCGCGCCAGAGGCTCAAAGATTCGCTGGACGCCATTTTCAAAGAGCCGCTGGACAGGCAATACGTCAAAGACGCCGTGGAGTCCAAACTGTTCGGTATCGGTTCGGAATCGTATGTGGCGGGGTCGTGGGAGTTCTACCTGCCCTACGCAGTGAAGCACAACTTGCTGATATGCATCGACACCGGGCACTTCCACCCTACCGAGCAGATTGCGGACAAAATCTCGGCAGTGCTGTTGTTCCTGCCGGAGATACTGCTGCACGTGAGCAGGGGTATCCGCTGGGATAGCGACCATGTGGTGATACTCAACGACGAAACGCGCTCCATTGCTGAAGAGATCATTCGCGGAGACGCCCTCCACCGCGTGCATATCGGGCTGGACTACTTCGATGCCAGCATCAACCGGGTGGCGGCGTGGGTGATTGGCACGCGGGCGATGCTCAAAGCGCTGCTGATTGCCCTGCTGGAGCCCTCTCAAACGCTGAAAGAGCTGGAAGCCTCCGGGGACCGTACCGCCCGCCTCGCGCTGATGGAGGAGCTCAAGACCCTGCCTTATAGCGCGGTGTGGGACTACTACTGCGAGACACAGGGTGTGCCCGCTGGCGCAGCATGGCTGGAAGAGGTGCGCCGCTACGAGCGCGAGGTGCTGGCGAAACGGTAGAGACAAAAACAGGTCCCAGGTACGCGGGGGGACTGCGTCCTGGGACCAGAACTCACACGTAATGAGCTGCGGCGTCTGTAGCATAGAACCAGCAGTACGTTTCCAGTCAGAACGGTCGCAGCCGTGCTCGGCTCAGGAGCAGTTCTCTCAGAAACGCTGTCAATGCCCCAGAAGACGCCTGCCTTTGCGGACGAATCCTGCTACTTTTCCCACCTCTATATATTGCAAGAGTCGTACCACAGAAGGCATTTTCGCCCTCTTTGGGGGGATTTTTTTGTAAATTTTTCGTCAGGGCAGTAGACGGCTCATTAGCTCCGCGTCCGCCGAGTCGGGATAACGGCGAGCGATGTCGTTGGCGAAGCGTTTGAACTCCGCTAATGGTACCGCACGCTTGCCTCGCTTCTGGGAGAGATACGCTGCGCCCACGATGGCAGAGCACTCCGCCCCGAATTGCTCGTCGCTGAGGGAACGCACGCCCTTCCGCACACACTCCACCATGTTGCGTATCTCGCCGTAGAAGGAGGAGGGCCAGTACTCCCAGGTGGGCCCGGTCGCCTCCACGCGACGGCAGCCTCCTGTGGCATCCTCCACCACCACGATGCGCCTGTCTTCCTCATGGGTGAAGCGGATGGTTCCCATCGTGCCGATAATCACTGTATCGGGCGAATCGCGGTGGCTCCACGAGCCTTCCACGTGCGCGGTGCTCCATGCGCCTGTCTGCGGATGCTCGAAGCGAATGAGGATATGCCCGTCGTCCTCCACGCGCACCCGCTGGAACTGCCCCGACAGGATACGCTGGGGCATACGGATAGTAATGCCGATCGGCTCGGCGGCTTTGACGGTGGTCGGTCGCTTCTCCATCCCCGACAGATACCACGACGCGCCGACAGCATGGATGCCGTTGTCCAGCAGGGAGCCGCCACCGCCTGTTTCAGCGTTCCAGAAGTTGGGGTTGCCTTCGGGTCCGCCGTGCGCGGTGGCTAAGAACATCATGACCGGTTCGCCAATCCATCCGGCGTCGATCAGCTTCTTCGCGGTGTAGTAGAAGGGGTCCCATAACCAGTTCTCGTTATGCTGATACAGTCTGCCTGTGCGTTGTACTGCTTCCACCACGCGCATACATTCCAGCCACGTGCGCGCCATCGGCTTCTCGCACATCACATGCACCCCCGCCTCCAGCGCGGCAATCGCCATCGGCGCGTGGAGGTCAGGTTGCGTGCAGATGTCCACCAGGTCCAGGTTCTCGTTTTGCAGCATCATCTGCACGTCCTGGTACAATTTCACCTCTTTCAAGTCTTGCTTGAGGCGTTCGGCGGTGGACAGGTCACCCCGCTCTTCCGCCTGTTTTGCCTTCTGCTTATACAGCTCTTTCATGCGCGCTTCGGTAGCCGCCAGGGCATCCGCTGAAGCGTCGCACAGCGCCACCAGATGGCACGCGGGCAGGTCGGGATAGGCGGGCAGATGTGCCCCGCGAAAGATACCTCCCGTGCCGATAGCTCCAACCCGAATGCGTTTCATCTGTGACAACCTCCTCATCGCGAATGGTGAACCGCTTCCCTATTCGCGATAGTGGGGAGGGCTTCCTGTAGGGCGATACACAGGAGGGGTTGCTTAAGGAGCGCGCCTGCCCTACCCTCCATCCGGGCTGAACCTGTCGGGATAGAGCGACAGGTGCACCGTCTTCACTGTGCCCGATTGCAACAGCACCAGCACCCAGCCCCCTGTGCCGGGGGAGGGAGTGTCGCGACGATTCTCCAGCCGGAAGTAGGTCGCCCAGTGCCAGTTGCAGTCTACCAGCGGCGTCTGCTCGCCCCATTTGCCCTCGCCGTAGCTGGGGAAAGGTTGCCACCATCCCAGCTCGTGCGCAACGCCCCAGTTGGGGATGTAGTCGTAGCTGACGCCCGTCGGCAGGTACAGGTTGCCCTCCAGACGGGGGTTGCCCGTGTGTTGTCCCCTCTGCGAGTCGGAGGGACAGATAAACAGTTGCGCTGAGGGCTGGTAAGCAGGATACAATGCACTCAGGCGAGGTGGAAGGGCGTCATAGTCCTGAAGGTACATGCGCGCTGCCATGCCTATCTGGCGCAGCTGGCTCATGCAGGAGACACGCCGGGCGCTCGCCCGTACCCGTGCGAACACGGGAAACAGTATCGCTGCCAGCAGCGCGATAATAGCAATCACAACCAGCAACTCTATCAGCGTGAAAGCGATGGTTCGGCGGTTCATGGCTTGCTCCTGAGGAAGAATACCATCCTTTATGATGACACAGAAAGGCGAATGGTTACCATCACGATAGCCGGTGTTTTCACTGAGGGTAGGGTATACTGAAACTGTGGGAACGACACGGGTCACCATCGTTGGAGGCGGCTTTGCGGGTTCGGAAGCGGCGTGGGCGGCGGCGAACGCCGGCGTGCCTGTTCGTCTTTACGAGATGCGCCCGGTGCGCCAGACGCCAGTACATCAGACCGCGTACCTCGCCGAGCCGGTCTGCTCGAACTCCTTCAAATCCAACCTGATTACTACCGCTTCCGGCTTGCTGAAGTGGGAGATGAGGCAGTTTGGCTCGGTGGTGCTGGAATGCGCGCAAGAGGTGGCTGTGCCTGCAGGCGAGGCGCTGGCGGTAGACCGTGAACTGTTCGCCCGAACGGTAACAGAGAAGCTGCAATCTCACCCACTGATAGAAATCGTGCGAGAAGAGGTCACCGACATCCCCCCCGATCGCCCGCTTATCCTCGCCACCGGTCCGCTCACCTCCGACGCGCTGGCTCAGGCGATCAGCAGGCTCACCGGCACTCAACGCCTCTACTTCTACGACGCGGTTGCGCCCATTGTGGACGCCCTGACATTGAACATGGAGCATATCTTTGTCGCCTCCCGCTACGGCAAGGGCGACGCCGCCTACCTGAACTGTCCCATGACGCGCGAGCAGTACGACGCTTTTGTGGACGCCCTGCTATCGGCGGAGACCATACCACCGCATGACTTCGAGGAGCCACGCTACTTCGAAGGCTGCTTGCCCATCGAAGAGATTGCGGCGCGAGGCAGAGACGCGCTGCGCTTCAGCCGCTTCAAGCCGGTGGGGTTGGTGGACCCGCGCACGGGCAAACGCCCTTATGCGGTGTTGCAGCTGCGTCAGGAGAATCTGCAGGGCACGTTGTACGGGCTGGTCGGTTGCCAGACTCGCATGAAGTGGGGCGAACAGAAGCGCGTGTTCCGCCTGATTCCGGGTCTGGAAAACGCGGAGTTCGTGCGCTACGGCGTGATGCACCGCAACACCTATATTCACTCCCCTACCCTGCTGGAGCCGACCCTGCAGCTGCGCTCCGACCCGGGCATCTTCTTCGCGGGGCAGATTACAGGTGTGGAAGGCTACATCGAGAGCGCAATGTGCGGTATCGTTGCAGGCATGAACGCGGCGAGATGGGCGAAGGGACTGTCTCCGGCGGTGTTGCCGCCCGATACGATGATGGGCGCACTGCTGGACTACATCAGCCACTACACCGGCAAGGACTTCCAGCCGATGAACGCGAATTTCGGCTTGCTACCGGAGCCAGAACCGCCTGTTCGTGACCGCCAGGCGCGTATCGCCGCGAAAGTGGAACGGGCACAACGGTCGCTGAGGGAGTTTCTCGATGCTGTCCGCCGATAACCTGTATGCATGGATCGACGCCTTTGCCGCCGACCTGCGGCATCGTCGACGCGCCTCCGAGAACACCCTGCGCGGCTACTCGCGCGACATCGTGCAGTTCGCAGAGTTTCTGGAGCGAGAATACCCCCACACGCGCTGGCAGGATGTGCAACCTGCTACCGTGCGAGCGTTTCTGGCGGAGCTGCACCGGCTGGCGATGTCGCCTCGCAGTATCGAGCGTAAAATCGCCGCGCTGCGGGCGTTCTTCAGATACCTCCAGCATCGGGGCATCGTCACGAGCAACCCTGCGCAGGCGGTGCACGCCCCCCGCCACGACCAGCAGTTGCCCAAAGTGCTCGCCCTCCAGCAGGTGAACCAGCTCCTCACCGCCCCCGCTGGCGAGGACCCGCTGTCGGTGCGCGACCGCGCGATTTTAGAGCTGCTCTACGCTACCGGCATGCGAGTGGGCGAGCTGACCAGCCTGCGCCTGCAGGATATCGACTGGAGCCAGAACGCCATTCAGGTCATCGGCAAGGGCAACAAAGCGCGAATCGTGCTCTTCGGGCGGGCGGCTCAGGAAGCGCTGAGCGAGTATCTTCACCGGGCTCGTCCTCAACTGCTGGCGAAGGGGAAGGCACAGGA contains these protein-coding regions:
- the xerD gene encoding tyrosine recombinase XerC, with product MLSADNLYAWIDAFAADLRHRRRASENTLRGYSRDIVQFAEFLEREYPHTRWQDVQPATVRAFLAELHRLAMSPRSIERKIAALRAFFRYLQHRGIVTSNPAQAVHAPRHDQQLPKVLALQQVNQLLTAPAGEDPLSVRDRAILELLYATGMRVGELTSLRLQDIDWSQNAIQVIGKGNKARIVLFGRAAQEALSEYLHRARPQLLAKGKAQEEGWLFLNARGTRLTDRSVRRVIDRYAPELNSGFKPTPHSLRHSFATHLLDSGADLRTVQELLGHANLTTTQIYTHVSRERLKEVYRKAHPRAAHQDGE
- the rhaA gene encoding L-rhamnose isomerase — protein: MTMPRLDSKAIEHHYQHAKEVYAAYGVDTDKALEQMKAISISLHCWQGDDVGGFENPEGELGGGLAVTGNYPGKARTPDELRADLLKAYSLIPGKHRLNLHAFYVDYPEKVERNQLQPRHFQSWIDWSKAHGIPLDFNGTFFAHPLASDGWTLASADSGVRQFWIEHAIACRKIAEAMGKAQGSPCIHNLWIPDGEKDLPADRWSPRQRLKDSLDAIFKEPLDRQYVKDAVESKLFGIGSESYVAGSWEFYLPYAVKHNLLICIDTGHFHPTEQIADKISAVLLFLPEILLHVSRGIRWDSDHVVILNDETRSIAEEIIRGDALHRVHIGLDYFDASINRVAAWVIGTRAMLKALLIALLEPSQTLKELEASGDRTARLALMEELKTLPYSAVWDYYCETQGVPAGAAWLEEVRRYEREVLAKR
- the trmFO gene encoding methylenetetrahydrofolate--tRNA-(uracil-5-)-methyltransferase TrmFO: MGTTRVTIVGGGFAGSEAAWAAANAGVPVRLYEMRPVRQTPVHQTAYLAEPVCSNSFKSNLITTASGLLKWEMRQFGSVVLECAQEVAVPAGEALAVDRELFARTVTEKLQSHPLIEIVREEVTDIPPDRPLILATGPLTSDALAQAISRLTGTQRLYFYDAVAPIVDALTLNMEHIFVASRYGKGDAAYLNCPMTREQYDAFVDALLSAETIPPHDFEEPRYFEGCLPIEEIAARGRDALRFSRFKPVGLVDPRTGKRPYAVLQLRQENLQGTLYGLVGCQTRMKWGEQKRVFRLIPGLENAEFVRYGVMHRNTYIHSPTLLEPTLQLRSDPGIFFAGQITGVEGYIESAMCGIVAGMNAARWAKGLSPAVLPPDTMMGALLDYISHYTGKDFQPMNANFGLLPEPEPPVRDRQARIAAKVERAQRSLREFLDAVRR
- a CDS encoding 1-carboxy-3-chloro-3,4-dihydroxycyclo hexa-1,5-diene dehydrogenase — protein: MKRIRVGAIGTGGIFRGAHLPAYPDLPACHLVALCDASADALAATEARMKELYKQKAKQAEERGDLSTAERLKQDLKEVKLYQDVQMMLQNENLDLVDICTQPDLHAPMAIAALEAGVHVMCEKPMARTWLECMRVVEAVQRTGRLYQHNENWLWDPFYYTAKKLIDAGWIGEPVMMFLATAHGGPEGNPNFWNAETGGGGSLLDNGIHAVGASWYLSGMEKRPTTVKAAEPIGITIRMPQRILSGQFQRVRVEDDGHILIRFEHPQTGAWSTAHVEGSWSHRDSPDTVIIGTMGTIRFTHEEDRRIVVVEDATGGCRRVEATGPTWEYWPSSFYGEIRNMVECVRKGVRSLSDEQFGAECSAIVGAAYLSQKRGKRAVPLAEFKRFANDIARRYPDSADAELMSRLLP
- a CDS encoding capsular polysaccharide biosynthesis protein CapK, with amino-acid sequence MSTLKKLSAALKNLSAGDWLLRRNPLFYPAALRLLHRLESAPLEERKRFTQERLKKVLRAASRTRYGRQTGAGENILDWPLLEKSQVRDDPRAFVRGAVWLSSPASTSGTTGLPLKLYRSFQSVAVEQASIDRLVLAKGIDPRTARTAVLRGENIKDPSDREPPFWKFVAGGRRMVMSSNHLSPQTIEAYHAALSAFAPECLMAYPTSLESLCRLLQATGKSLCIPLVVTSSEVLTPQTRKLAQEVLGAELVDYYGQAERVAFAYSFQEGDYRFLAGYAFVELLPAGEEKDAALYEIAGTNLWNLKMPLVRYRSGDLIRLPKGLSEHQIEAIRYGVEPFGGVLGRQGDYLVSPDGAHLMGIDHIPRDVEHVVRMQVVQESPHRVRLLVVPTRDFNERDRQQILHNASLKLPAEMRVDIEVVQELERTAQNKTPFVIRQFEAEGGIHHDHAETGQ